CGTAAACAAATTGAAGAATCAACCTCTGATTACGATAAAGAAAAACTTCAAGAACGTGTTGCTAAATTAGCTGGCGGTGTTGCAGTAATTAAAGTTGGTGCAGCAACTGAAGTTGAAATGAAAGAGAAAAAAGCACGTGTAGAAGATGCATTACATGCGACTCGCGCAGCGGTTGAAGAAGGTGTTGTTGCTGGTGGTGGTGTTGCATTAGTTAGAGCTGCTTCTGCAATTCTAGACCTTAAAGGTGCAAACGAAGATCAAAACGTTGGTATTAAAGTAGCTCTTCGCGCGATGGAAGCACCATTACGTCAAATCGTTACTAACTGTGGTGAAGAAGCTTCTGTTGTTGTTAATGCAGTTAAAGGCGGTAAAGGTAACTATGGTTACAATGCTTCAACTGAAGAGTATGGTGATATGATTGCCATGGGTATTTTAGATCCAACTAAAGTAACTCGTAGCGCATTACAATATGCTGCATCAGTAGCTGGTCTTATGATCACAACTGAATGTATGGTTACTGATTTACCTAAAGAAGATAAAGCTGATTTAGGTGCTGCTGGTGGTATGGGCGGCATGGGAGGAATGGGCGGAATGATGTAATTTCCCCTATTATTTATCCAATGAAAAACCACTCCAATATGTGAGTGGTTTTTTTATATCTAAAGCTGTCTGTTTTTTATAACGTTTTGTAATTAACTTGTTAAATGCTGGTAAAGCGTGATTACGCCAATAAAAATAAGTACTAATCCACCTAATAGTTCGGCTTTTTTGCCTACAACACACCCTATTTTCTTACCTAATAACAATCCTGCTGTCACCATCGCACAAGTTGCTAAGCCAATCATTGACGCAGTAAAATAGATATTAACATTGGCCATTGCTAAACCTATCCCAACAGCAAATGCATCTATGCTAGTTGATATAGCAGTAAAAATCAGCATAAAAAAAGATTTTTTATTTGATGATACCTGTTCTTCTGCTTGGTCGTCTTCGTTTGATGCTTTTAGGCTGTTATAAATCATGTTAATACCTAAAAACATCATGATAGCAAACACTACCCAATGATCCCATTTTTCGATATATTGCAAAGCGATATAGCCAATTAACCAACCAAGAAGTGGGGTAATTGCCTCAATAATACCAAATAATACACCAATTTTTAAAGCACCTAAAAATGGGATGGATTTTAGTGATATACCTCGACATAAAGCGACCGCAAAGGCATCACTCGACATTGCCAACGCTAATAACATAATGGCCAATAAACTCATGACATTTACTCTTGCTTCTAAAATATTTATTTTAACTTTTATGATTTATTTTTTGAGATTAAAAATAGATAGTTAGCGATATTTTTATCGCCTTTATTTTTATAAATTTCAGCTGTTTTTATCACATTACTTCGACGACTAGGATCATATTCAAAAAGTTGTTTGAACATACGATCGGCTGTTTGTTTATCTCCATTTTGGATAGCGCAATAACCATATTGCTCATAGGTATCGGCTTTCCAGCTATGTTTGTCTAACTCAAGACTTTGCTCAAATTGCTTTTGAGCTTCTTGATAACGGTCTCTACCACACAGAAAAGAGCCGTAGTGAACATGGTATAAACCGTTACCTGGCTGCATTAAAGTGATACGTTTATAAATCATTTCAGCTTCATCATATTCGCCAACATGTTGATCAAACATTGCCATTGCTAGCATCACTTGTGGATTGTTGGGCGAATATTGAGACGCTAATTTTAGATTATAATGTGCGGCTTTAACATTTTCTTCCGATTCGTTCGCTTTAGCTAAATAGCCTAGTCCTAATCGCATTCTTGCTAATGCAGCGGTCTCTGGGTCAAACTCTTCTCTGTTATTAGTTTGACAACCTGATAGCATTAGCATGGAAAAACAGCTTAATGTTATTAGCGATCTTTTCATTTATACTTCCTTTTTATATTAGAAGATTATGCTGTTTTCTGAACAAGATTTTGCTTTTTATAAAGGGTTCGTTTCGTGCGATCAACTACTTCACCAGCAAGTTGCCCGCAAGCTGCGTCAATATCATCACCACGCGTTTTACGAACGATTACTGTGAATCCATAACCCATTAATGTTTTCATAAATCTATCAATTCTTGTATTTGAACAACGAGAATAAGGTGCTCCAGGGAATGGATTCCATGGAATTAAATTGATTTTACTTGGTACATTTTTTAAGAACTTCGCCAGTTCATGGGCATGCTCAACACTATCATTTATTTGATTTAATAAAACATATTCAATTGTTACTTTACCGTGATTGGCATTTGATGTTGAAAGATAACGTAAAATTGAATCACGTAGCATCGCCATATTATATTTTTGGTTGATTGGCATAATTTCACTACGGATCTCATCATTTGGAGCA
The sequence above is drawn from the Gilliamella apicola genome and encodes:
- a CDS encoding manganese efflux pump MntP, translated to MSLLAIMLLALAMSSDAFAVALCRGISLKSIPFLGALKIGVLFGIIEAITPLLGWLIGYIALQYIEKWDHWVVFAIMMFLGINMIYNSLKASNEDDQAEEQVSSNKKSFFMLIFTAISTSIDAFAVGIGLAMANVNIYFTASMIGLATCAMVTAGLLLGKKIGCVVGKKAELLGGLVLIFIGVITLYQHLTS
- a CDS encoding tetratricopeptide repeat protein, whose amino-acid sequence is MKRSLITLSCFSMLMLSGCQTNNREEFDPETAALARMRLGLGYLAKANESEENVKAAHYNLKLASQYSPNNPQVMLAMAMFDQHVGEYDEAEMIYKRITLMQPGNGLYHVHYGSFLCGRDRYQEAQKQFEQSLELDKHSWKADTYEQYGYCAIQNGDKQTADRMFKQLFEYDPSRRSNVIKTAEIYKNKGDKNIANYLFLISKNKS